The genomic region TGGAGGGATATTGCTGAGAGGCTCGAAAAGCCGGCAAGGAACTATGCGGCGGTCAACGTGAGCAAGATCAACCGCCACACGAAAGAGAACGAGGTCGTTTTAGTACCGGGAAAAGTATTGGGCACGGGAAAACTGGACCACCCTGTAACTGTGGCAGCGCTCAACTTCAGCGTCGCCGCTGAGGATATCATA from Methanocella conradii HZ254 harbors:
- a CDS encoding 50S ribosomal protein L18e yields the protein MKALKKTNPRITKLIFDLKAQSREQKVSLWRDIAERLEKPARNYAAVNVSKINRHTKENEVVLVPGKVLGTGKLDHPVTVAALNFSVAAEDIINTANGKCMTIEQLMQANPAGKGVRIIK